In Pseudothermotoga hypogea DSM 11164 = NBRC 106472, the following are encoded in one genomic region:
- the flgA gene encoding flagellar basal body P-ring formation chaperone FlgA, whose protein sequence is MKGLVLTIVFLLIFTVYCFANEMLIEAIEKFAVEKFGPEATIVSLHIRSSPSSFDKIQLISHNRSKSFFRFLFKAYREEKFCGYVRIECELAIFANVLVVNRTVRSNEVLSENDVTFQKVNLLALNVEHCTDIDQVVGKIVRKMFRQNEPLDARYLMKPPDVRAGQLLTARMTIGPVVATAQVRAMRDAYIGEKISVRNVSSGVLIEGLLQEDLTVLVIGG, encoded by the coding sequence ATGAAAGGGCTCGTTCTTACAATCGTGTTCCTTTTGATATTCACAGTCTACTGTTTTGCGAACGAGATGCTCATCGAAGCGATAGAAAAGTTTGCCGTGGAAAAATTTGGCCCGGAGGCGACCATAGTTTCTCTGCACATCAGAAGTTCTCCGAGTTCCTTTGACAAGATCCAGCTGATTTCACACAATCGTTCGAAAAGTTTTTTCCGTTTCCTGTTCAAAGCTTATCGAGAAGAGAAGTTCTGTGGTTATGTGCGCATCGAATGTGAGCTTGCGATCTTTGCCAATGTTCTGGTCGTGAACAGAACGGTCAGATCCAACGAAGTCTTGAGCGAAAACGATGTGACGTTTCAGAAGGTGAACCTCCTAGCCCTGAACGTGGAACACTGCACGGACATCGACCAAGTAGTTGGAAAGATCGTTCGAAAGATGTTCAGACAGAACGAACCTTTGGACGCGAGGTACTTGATGAAACCACCGGATGTGAGAGCCGGACAGCTATTGACAGCCAGAATGACCATTGGCCCGGTCGTTGCAACGGCGCAGGTGCGCGCCATGCGTGACGCTTACATAGGCGAGAAGATCTCCGTCAGAAACGTTTCGAGCGGTGTGCTCATAGAAGGCTTGCTCCAGGAGGATCTCACCGTTCTGGTGATTGGAGGTTGA
- a CDS encoding flagellar basal body L-ring protein FlgH: protein MRRFLIFALMLFTAIILATSLWNSSTNTQFRYIISDRKASRVGDIVTIVVRESPQFSTSLSTESLEKALMNLITGTVKGITNFDLSKFIPINNNTNIDRSAKTSTNVIMTMSAVVVAIENGNFVIEGNRQLKVGNQLSEVTIRGTVRPDDIAANNTIDSSKIANCQIWVNGQLVFRQKPDEESWLDAFLSAIARFLL from the coding sequence ATGAGGAGATTTCTTATCTTCGCACTGATGCTTTTCACAGCGATCATTCTCGCAACGTCCTTGTGGAACAGTTCCACCAACACGCAGTTCAGATACATCATCTCGGACAGAAAGGCGAGTCGCGTGGGTGACATCGTCACGATCGTCGTGCGCGAAAGTCCGCAGTTCAGCACTTCGCTCAGCACCGAATCTCTGGAGAAGGCTTTGATGAACCTGATCACAGGCACGGTGAAAGGCATCACGAACTTCGACTTGTCCAAGTTCATTCCCATAAACAACAACACGAACATCGACAGAAGCGCAAAGACCAGTACCAACGTCATCATGACCATGTCTGCCGTCGTGGTCGCCATAGAGAATGGAAACTTCGTCATAGAAGGAAACAGACAACTCAAGGTCGGCAATCAGCTCAGCGAAGTGACGATAAGAGGCACCGTCAGACCCGACGACATCGCCGCGAACAACACGATCGACTCTTCGAAGATCGCCAACTGTCAGATTTGGGTCAACGGACAGCTCGTTTTCAGGCAGAAGCCCGACGAGGAATCATGGCTCGATGCATTTCTCTCTGCCATCGCCAGATTCTTGCTGTGA